A region from the Leptospira venezuelensis genome encodes:
- a CDS encoding adenylate/guanylate cyclase domain-containing protein: MAFKRSIFASASEDRLENLVLERLKPGADKEKIDARIWDLFGEVWCIMFTDLSGFSRGVEKFGIIHFLQTIHESERVLVPIIEDHDGILLKSEGDSFLVIFRNVAKGLQAAIRMQKELLEYNKDKIPEEKILLCVGLGYGKVLKIGDSDVFGSEVNTASKLGEDTAEAGEILITQTVFDNAQETGLKFEAIKDIPAGTAGAFRVIY; this comes from the coding sequence ATGGCATTCAAGAGAAGTATATTCGCAAGCGCATCCGAAGACAGATTAGAAAACCTAGTTTTAGAAAGATTAAAGCCTGGGGCCGATAAAGAAAAAATAGATGCCCGAATCTGGGACCTATTCGGAGAAGTTTGGTGTATTATGTTCACTGACCTCTCTGGGTTTTCGAGAGGTGTCGAAAAATTCGGGATCATCCATTTTCTACAAACTATCCATGAATCCGAAAGAGTTTTAGTGCCGATCATAGAAGACCACGATGGAATACTTCTCAAATCAGAAGGAGATAGTTTTTTAGTGATCTTCCGAAACGTGGCAAAAGGACTACAAGCAGCGATCAGAATGCAAAAAGAATTATTGGAATACAATAAAGACAAGATCCCGGAAGAAAAGATACTTCTATGCGTGGGATTAGGCTACGGAAAAGTTTTGAAGATCGGAGACTCGGATGTTTTCGGCTCAGAAGTAAATACAGCAAGTAAGTTGGGCGAAGATACTGCAGAAGCAGGAGAGATCCTAATTACCCAAACCGTTTTTGATAATGCACAAGAAACCGGTTTAAAGTTCGAAGCTATCAAAGATATTCCTGCAGGGACTGCGGGAGCGTTTAGGGTTATTTATTAG
- a CDS encoding SDR family NAD(P)-dependent oxidoreductase: MSTENRPVVFLTGAAGGIGRETATLLSKKGYLLFLTDLQKQASDLKKFAETLGKDHIVFPCDISNAADSEKAIKECIKQFGKIDVLVNNAGIMRPSKFENLTQEEIDEQIGINVIGTIRLTKLGMPHLKKSKGKLVILSSLAGIVPAPHHSIYSATKFALRGFALSLYLEWKEIGIRVSSILPGTIQSPMTKYMASRDSSPMAYLNPPLPPSAVAKSIWRAIQTDKAEIYVPYSQGLLARVALLFPSLLSLIYPIMAKKGIRNFESWKRKGVFD; this comes from the coding sequence ATGTCTACGGAAAACCGCCCAGTCGTTTTTCTAACAGGAGCAGCGGGAGGGATTGGCAGAGAAACGGCGACCCTTCTGTCCAAAAAAGGGTATCTTCTCTTTTTAACTGATCTACAGAAGCAGGCTTCAGATTTGAAGAAGTTTGCAGAAACATTAGGAAAAGATCATATAGTTTTTCCTTGTGATATCTCTAATGCCGCTGATTCGGAAAAAGCAATAAAAGAATGTATTAAACAATTTGGAAAGATCGACGTTCTTGTGAATAACGCAGGGATCATGAGACCTTCTAAATTTGAGAACCTCACCCAAGAGGAAATTGATGAACAGATAGGAATTAATGTCATTGGCACTATTCGGTTGACTAAATTGGGAATGCCTCATCTCAAAAAATCTAAAGGTAAACTGGTCATCTTGTCTTCTCTCGCAGGAATTGTTCCTGCTCCTCATCATTCCATATATAGTGCGACTAAATTTGCGCTTAGAGGTTTTGCTCTTAGTTTATATCTAGAATGGAAGGAGATTGGAATACGCGTTAGTTCTATTCTTCCAGGAACTATACAATCTCCGATGACCAAGTATATGGCATCTAGAGATAGTTCTCCAATGGCTTATCTAAATCCACCCTTACCACCTTCTGCGGTTGCAAAATCAATTTGGAGAGCGATCCAAACTGATAAAGCTGAGATTTACGTTCCGTATTCTCAAGGTTTATTGGCTAGAGTTGCGTTATTATTCCCATCTTTATTGTCTTTGATCTATCCGATTATGGCCAAAAAAGGAATTCGAAATTTCGAATCATGGAAAAGAAAAGGAGTTTTTGATTAA
- a CDS encoding metallophosphoesterase, whose product MPKSKIKYIVISDIHLGAYNSLLTYIEEFPDPVKDSDRFKVNPQKTSPALAELLNCLKHIVQSVNGSSKPPQFILLGDVLELALGDINEASMTFERFLEIAYKETKHHFSDSILYIPGNHDHHLWETAREKQYMDYIANLKPNQYINQTWHTTKMVNPDFIQSDLLTGILRRNKKLKKAEAVIAYPNLEISSKNGKRSVFLTHGHFLENIYSLMSTVQRVLLPEIDEDADKPKPTQSVWTKMGNYIPFRKQKEVPNPTSIYVLERENFAWIDFFWSTLGRSGKVGTGIGLIYDMLQDEKAVSKLAKNVADYAVRNLKVALFLKTIFAWVLQSVLTKIVIKVGQAERGMSNSVLSDEVVHNMDSYLGETLPAQWKAETKKTKREFPSDYTLIFGHTHKPFAVETQDLGLKISDKEVFNTGGWVVDTIQPMSSHGGAVLFIDEDANVASFKVYTEGEIKPSFLVPDGKTNPMYETLVESIDLQNKKFEALSKSLEGEIRLRRKFLKVRIKE is encoded by the coding sequence ATGCCAAAGAGTAAAATTAAATATATTGTTATCTCCGACATTCACCTTGGAGCATATAACAGTTTACTTACATACATCGAAGAGTTCCCTGATCCAGTAAAAGATTCCGATAGATTCAAAGTAAATCCTCAGAAAACTTCTCCTGCACTTGCAGAACTTCTAAACTGTTTAAAACACATCGTTCAATCAGTGAACGGTTCTTCTAAACCGCCTCAATTCATATTATTAGGTGACGTGCTTGAATTAGCATTAGGTGATATTAACGAAGCTTCCATGACCTTCGAAAGATTTTTGGAGATCGCATATAAAGAAACGAAACATCATTTTTCGGATAGTATTCTCTATATTCCCGGAAATCACGATCACCACCTTTGGGAAACCGCGAGAGAAAAACAATATATGGATTATATCGCGAACCTAAAGCCAAATCAATATATCAATCAAACTTGGCACACCACAAAAATGGTTAACCCAGACTTTATTCAATCCGATCTTCTTACTGGAATTTTAAGAAGGAATAAAAAATTAAAGAAAGCAGAAGCTGTGATCGCCTATCCAAATTTGGAAATTTCTTCCAAGAATGGGAAACGTTCAGTGTTCTTAACTCATGGGCATTTTTTAGAAAATATTTATTCTTTAATGAGCACGGTCCAAAGGGTCCTATTACCCGAAATTGACGAAGATGCTGATAAACCAAAACCCACTCAATCTGTTTGGACAAAGATGGGAAATTATATTCCTTTCCGAAAACAGAAAGAAGTTCCAAATCCGACGTCCATTTACGTATTAGAGAGAGAAAATTTTGCATGGATTGACTTCTTCTGGTCCACACTGGGAAGATCAGGAAAAGTTGGGACGGGTATCGGACTAATTTACGATATGCTGCAAGATGAAAAAGCAGTAAGTAAATTAGCGAAGAATGTAGCAGACTATGCAGTTCGAAATCTAAAAGTGGCGCTTTTTCTCAAAACAATCTTTGCATGGGTTCTTCAGTCCGTTCTCACAAAGATCGTAATAAAAGTGGGACAAGCAGAAAGAGGAATGTCCAATTCTGTTCTGAGCGATGAAGTAGTTCATAATATGGATTCCTATCTAGGAGAAACTCTTCCCGCACAATGGAAAGCAGAGACTAAAAAAACCAAAAGGGAATTCCCGAGCGATTATACTTTGATTTTTGGGCATACACATAAACCATTTGCGGTGGAGACCCAAGACCTGGGCCTGAAGATTTCAGACAAAGAAGTATTCAATACAGGCGGCTGGGTAGTAGATACGATCCAACCAATGTCCTCCCACGGAGGAGCAGTATTATTTATAGACGAGGACGCAAACGTCGCTTCATTTAAAGTTTATACTGAGGGAGAAATAAAACCAAGCTTCTTAGTTCCCGATGGAAAAACGAACCCTATGTATGAAACGCTAGTAGAAAGTATAGATCTTCAAAATAAAAAGTTCGAAGCCTTATCCAAATCTCTGGAAGGAGAAATACGGCTAAGAAGAAAATTCTTAAAAGTCAGAATTAAAGAATAA
- a CDS encoding alpha/beta hydrolase: MAIATKKKSKKSAGKSKLGKTGVNSHPVSLEFTEEMKGFVSMPGSFNYQEDYAAGKKAGNYLMFHLTIRVTDTQFFVYDPNETGEAIGWVECQPLGGRFEVEKGVFNCFVDYGKPSANEKHMKYRLFLKNKAGKKITLNGFKKVVDDGILNIWRDTSTLYTTVYEGYVDEKAEPKANVLAKGILHILEKDFIKQMTTFKSNGRTFSERKDALFRFGELFMGNLWEIYGAQFRRAEPELWRERDIPVFTLDGVKNSKITFHPFTTEDKISLNLVRFQKKESKDVVVLMHGLTTSTDMFVMPEHKNLVTYLHENGFTDVWSFDWRGSLRFNYNLFPHRYTLDDIALYDVPAALKVVRDAVGAGKRIHFVVHCVGSISFFMSLFGGKIDGVTSVVSNSVSLTPNVPTWSKIKLAFSPFLMESVFRFPNVNPRWHYLPGFASGKVLAKFVSLFHHECDEPACHMLSLMWGTGWPACYEHANLPDITHRRVGDLFGATSMNYYRHIRKAVGRKAMIKYTPTDTRYESLPNNYLDKASDIKTPVLFMTGDQNKVFKDSNIIAYETLNRLNPGNRNELFIAEGYGHQDTLMGKKSDKDVFPRIVEFLRKNSNGVKKG; encoded by the coding sequence TTGGCTATAGCGACGAAAAAGAAATCAAAGAAAAGTGCCGGTAAATCTAAGTTAGGCAAAACAGGAGTCAATTCGCATCCAGTAAGTTTGGAATTCACGGAGGAGATGAAAGGTTTCGTTTCCATGCCAGGATCCTTTAATTACCAAGAAGATTATGCCGCTGGAAAGAAAGCTGGAAACTATCTGATGTTTCACCTAACGATACGAGTGACTGATACTCAGTTCTTTGTATATGATCCAAATGAAACTGGAGAGGCGATCGGTTGGGTTGAATGCCAGCCTCTGGGCGGAAGATTCGAAGTGGAAAAAGGTGTCTTCAATTGTTTCGTGGACTATGGCAAACCTTCTGCCAATGAAAAACATATGAAATACCGTCTGTTCCTGAAGAACAAAGCAGGAAAGAAGATCACCTTAAACGGATTCAAGAAGGTAGTAGACGATGGCATCTTGAATATCTGGAGAGATACTTCTACCCTTTATACAACTGTGTATGAAGGGTATGTGGATGAAAAAGCGGAACCTAAAGCTAATGTTCTCGCTAAAGGGATCTTGCATATATTAGAAAAAGATTTTATTAAGCAGATGACGACTTTTAAGTCAAATGGTCGCACTTTTTCGGAAAGAAAAGACGCTCTATTTAGATTCGGTGAATTATTCATGGGGAATCTGTGGGAAATTTATGGAGCACAATTTAGAAGAGCAGAACCGGAACTTTGGAGAGAAAGAGATATCCCTGTATTCACTTTGGACGGGGTGAAAAATTCCAAGATCACTTTTCATCCATTCACTACAGAAGACAAAATTTCTCTTAATTTAGTACGTTTTCAGAAGAAAGAAAGTAAGGACGTTGTAGTTCTTATGCACGGGCTTACTACTTCTACAGACATGTTTGTTATGCCTGAGCATAAAAATCTTGTGACATATCTGCATGAGAATGGATTTACAGATGTTTGGAGTTTCGACTGGAGAGGAAGTTTACGTTTTAATTATAATCTTTTCCCTCATAGATATACTTTAGATGATATCGCTCTTTATGATGTACCTGCTGCTTTAAAAGTAGTGAGAGACGCAGTTGGCGCAGGAAAAAGGATCCATTTTGTGGTACATTGTGTTGGGTCTATCTCATTTTTTATGAGTTTGTTCGGAGGAAAGATAGATGGAGTAACTAGCGTTGTCTCTAATAGTGTATCTCTTACTCCCAATGTTCCTACTTGGTCTAAGATCAAGTTGGCGTTCTCCCCCTTTTTGATGGAGTCTGTTTTCAGGTTTCCGAATGTGAATCCTCGTTGGCATTATCTTCCTGGATTTGCATCTGGTAAGGTTCTTGCTAAGTTTGTAAGTTTATTCCATCACGAATGTGATGAACCCGCTTGTCATATGTTGAGTTTGATGTGGGGTACTGGATGGCCTGCTTGTTATGAGCATGCGAATCTTCCAGATATAACTCATAGAAGAGTGGGGGATCTATTCGGCGCGACTTCAATGAATTATTACAGACATATTAGAAAAGCAGTAGGTCGAAAGGCTATGATCAAGTATACGCCTACTGATACTCGTTATGAATCTCTGCCGAATAATTATCTAGATAAGGCATCTGACATCAAAACACCCGTTCTGTTTATGACAGGTGACCAAAATAAAGTATTCAAAGATTCTAATATTATAGCTTATGAAACATTAAATCGTTTGAATCCGGGAAATAGAAACGAACTGTTTATCGCAGAGGGTTATGGCCATCAAGATACTCTCATGGGAAAAAAGAGCGATAAAGACGTTTTTCCAAGGATAGTGGAGTTTCTGCGTAAGAATTCCAATGGAGTGAAAAAAGGTTAA
- a CDS encoding sterol desaturase family protein — protein MRFVCELSWEYCISGFALYQLKMNFLRYYPIAGIAFLIFWVWKKDFFQKFRIQKDFPKKERIIFELKQSAITLTMFSSIAVTVYVLGKLKILHLRTYKDFTEYGMGYASFSFALLTIWHETWFYWVHRIMHHRKIYPYIHSVHHRSVNPSPLAAYNFHWAEAFLEGVYVVPALCILPLHFYVFLIHTFYAMIMNIWWHLGYEFFPKGWTTHPILKWINTSTHHNLHHQKFHGNYSLYFNFWDRIMGTNFKDYSQVFENSRKVEKREEIPVISSAYMQKY, from the coding sequence ATGAGATTCGTTTGTGAATTAAGTTGGGAATATTGTATTTCCGGCTTTGCTCTTTATCAATTGAAAATGAATTTCCTGCGTTATTATCCTATAGCAGGTATTGCATTTCTGATCTTCTGGGTTTGGAAAAAGGACTTTTTTCAAAAATTCAGGATCCAAAAAGATTTCCCTAAAAAGGAAAGGATTATCTTCGAATTAAAACAATCTGCAATCACTCTTACTATGTTCAGCTCGATTGCTGTTACTGTATATGTCCTTGGGAAATTGAAGATACTTCATCTTAGAACGTATAAGGATTTTACGGAGTATGGAATGGGTTATGCATCATTTAGTTTCGCATTACTTACGATCTGGCATGAGACTTGGTTTTATTGGGTACATAGGATCATGCATCATCGAAAAATTTATCCTTATATTCATTCTGTTCATCATAGATCAGTAAACCCATCTCCTTTGGCGGCCTATAATTTCCATTGGGCGGAGGCTTTTTTGGAAGGTGTATATGTAGTTCCTGCCCTTTGTATCCTTCCTTTGCACTTTTATGTTTTTCTAATCCATACTTTTTATGCAATGATCATGAATATCTGGTGGCATTTGGGGTATGAGTTCTTCCCTAAGGGTTGGACCACTCATCCAATTTTGAAATGGATTAACACTTCTACCCATCATAATCTCCATCACCAGAAGTTTCATGGCAACTATAGTCTTTATTTTAATTTTTGGGATAGAATTATGGGAACGAATTTTAAGGATTATTCCCAAGTTTTTGAAAATAGCAGAAAAGTAGAGAAGAGGGAGGAGATTCCCGTTATCTCCTCCGCTTATATGCAGAAATATTAA
- a CDS encoding catalase family protein, with amino-acid sequence MGQKLSILYLFFIILSLSCGGPYVKIPDSAEIGKEYPFPEEESIAKRTLELTLTSLKESYKDGAVVRRDAHPKHHGCVAATFTVKKDLDSQFRLGVFQPGKSYQSLIRFSNGSQKPKADLEGDIRGVGIKLFDIPGKKILSEEAKETTQDFLLINHPVLPVGAPDEYLALFEAAFAGKPGSYFFGWNPFGWKLGGLSKVRAIRGKKISSPLEIRYWSTTPYAFGEGRAVKYSVKPCSETKSEIPDSPTENYLRDTMSKQLKESSACFTFMVQIQKDPKSMPVEDPAIVWDEEVSPFYPVADILIPKQEFTNEKMDSLCENVSYTPWHSLQEHRPLGGINRVRKSVYQAISDYRHGQNKTQRKEIDKKDIPSKLIP; translated from the coding sequence ATGGGACAAAAACTTTCTATCTTATATCTATTCTTTATAATACTTTCACTTTCCTGCGGAGGACCTTACGTAAAAATTCCGGATTCCGCTGAAATAGGAAAAGAATACCCTTTTCCAGAAGAAGAATCTATCGCTAAGCGAACTTTGGAACTGACTCTCACTTCCCTTAAGGAATCGTATAAAGATGGGGCCGTTGTAAGAAGGGATGCGCATCCTAAACATCATGGCTGTGTGGCTGCTACTTTTACTGTAAAAAAGGATCTAGACTCTCAGTTTAGATTGGGAGTTTTCCAGCCAGGGAAATCATATCAAAGTTTAATTCGTTTTTCTAATGGATCTCAAAAACCGAAAGCAGATCTGGAAGGGGATATTCGAGGTGTAGGGATCAAACTTTTTGATATTCCCGGAAAGAAAATCCTAAGCGAGGAAGCAAAAGAGACAACTCAAGATTTCTTGCTGATCAATCATCCTGTTCTTCCCGTTGGTGCGCCTGATGAATACTTGGCTTTATTTGAAGCTGCGTTTGCAGGAAAACCAGGTTCTTATTTTTTTGGCTGGAATCCATTTGGATGGAAGTTAGGCGGCCTTTCCAAAGTGAGAGCCATCCGTGGCAAAAAAATCTCCAGTCCATTAGAAATTCGTTATTGGTCTACCACTCCGTATGCTTTTGGAGAAGGTAGGGCAGTTAAATATTCTGTAAAACCGTGTTCTGAAACAAAATCGGAAATCCCTGATAGTCCAACCGAAAACTATCTAAGAGATACAATGAGTAAACAACTGAAGGAATCTTCCGCTTGTTTCACTTTTATGGTCCAAATCCAAAAAGATCCTAAGTCTATGCCGGTAGAAGATCCGGCCATTGTTTGGGATGAAGAAGTTTCTCCATTTTATCCTGTTGCAGATATCTTGATACCTAAGCAGGAATTTACAAATGAAAAGATGGATTCACTTTGTGAAAACGTATCTTACACTCCTTGGCATTCTCTCCAAGAGCATAGACCGTTAGGCGGAATTAATCGAGTTAGAAAATCTGTTTATCAAGCGATTTCCGATTATAGACATGGGCAGAATAAAACCCAGAGAAAGGAAATAGATAAGAAGGATATTCCTTCTAAATTAATTCCTTAA
- a CDS encoding GMC oxidoreductase, with the protein MKLYEAIIIGTGFGGSINACRLSKKWPGKVLVLERGKEYPKGSFPRSPEGMSKNFWNIPEEGRIPRSSKFKRAGRQTGLFDIRNYPKLDVVLSAGLGGGSLIYANVFLEPPDHIFDHRWPETIKKKHLKPYYKIVKDILGSRPIPDTGEDRRKVVRTELYEHFAKHESRVSKRADINVFFGNDFKKPTPIGVQEKNRFGAVQTSCTYCAECDVGCNTHSKNTLDLNYLFVARNSNKAEIKTEHLATKIVPLNGKGEEDPSQSGEYGFRVHYLNLQNGKTSESFADTKRIVVSAGTLGSTELLLKCKTKFKTLPKISDKLGTQFSGNGDFLSFAAKGKKPADPNYGPVITQYTDYNLFSGFDSKKAFLLEDASYPVFASYFVSGAIPIIFRLKYVFHFIGELFKSIISGKIFGRVGFLLSEALKGDLSYTSAVLLCMGIDTSDGKMYLDKNGNLQIQWPQKENLTLYNTIMDVNKRFAKFTDAKTRFPMPTYSWPVRNNVTVHPLGGCVLGPSANTGVCSSDLKTFGKVFGYEGLYVADGSLLPTAVGANPSMTISALSEMVAEGITGKKPSASLR; encoded by the coding sequence TTGAAACTTTACGAGGCTATAATAATCGGAACTGGATTCGGCGGTTCGATCAATGCCTGTCGTTTATCAAAAAAATGGCCAGGCAAAGTTTTAGTACTCGAACGAGGGAAAGAATATCCTAAAGGTTCGTTCCCAAGATCTCCAGAGGGAATGTCTAAAAACTTCTGGAACATTCCGGAAGAAGGTCGTATTCCTCGATCTTCTAAGTTTAAAAGAGCAGGCAGGCAAACTGGATTATTCGATATTCGTAATTATCCAAAACTTGATGTAGTTCTTTCCGCTGGTTTAGGCGGAGGTTCTTTGATCTATGCAAACGTGTTTCTGGAACCACCCGACCATATTTTTGATCATCGTTGGCCCGAAACTATTAAAAAGAAACATTTAAAACCTTATTATAAAATAGTAAAAGATATCTTGGGCTCCAGACCTATTCCGGATACTGGGGAAGATAGACGTAAAGTGGTTCGTACTGAATTATATGAACATTTTGCTAAACATGAATCAAGAGTTTCTAAAAGAGCCGATATTAATGTATTTTTCGGGAACGATTTTAAAAAGCCGACTCCAATAGGAGTTCAGGAAAAAAACCGCTTCGGAGCGGTCCAAACGTCTTGTACTTACTGCGCAGAATGTGATGTAGGATGTAATACTCACTCTAAGAACACCCTAGATCTAAATTATCTTTTTGTGGCTAGGAACTCCAACAAAGCTGAGATCAAGACAGAACATCTTGCTACCAAAATTGTTCCCTTAAATGGCAAAGGAGAAGAAGATCCTTCTCAGTCAGGAGAATACGGTTTTAGAGTTCATTATCTGAATTTGCAAAACGGAAAAACTTCCGAATCTTTTGCCGACACAAAACGTATCGTAGTTTCCGCAGGAACTTTGGGTTCTACGGAACTTCTACTTAAATGTAAAACTAAGTTTAAGACTTTACCAAAGATCTCTGATAAATTAGGAACACAATTCTCAGGGAACGGAGACTTTCTTTCCTTTGCTGCGAAAGGAAAGAAACCTGCGGATCCAAATTATGGTCCAGTGATCACTCAGTATACGGATTATAATTTATTTTCCGGATTCGATTCAAAAAAAGCCTTCTTATTGGAAGATGCAAGTTATCCAGTATTTGCTTCTTATTTTGTCTCTGGTGCGATCCCAATCATCTTCAGATTGAAGTATGTTTTTCATTTTATCGGAGAACTTTTCAAAAGTATCATAAGCGGCAAAATTTTCGGTAGAGTAGGGTTTCTTTTGAGTGAAGCCTTGAAAGGAGACCTTTCCTATACATCTGCAGTTCTTCTTTGTATGGGAATAGATACTTCCGATGGGAAAATGTATTTGGATAAAAATGGTAATCTTCAAATTCAATGGCCTCAGAAAGAGAACCTAACACTTTATAATACCATAATGGATGTGAACAAGAGGTTCGCGAAATTCACAGATGCAAAGACAAGATTCCCGATGCCGACGTATTCTTGGCCTGTACGTAATAACGTTACTGTCCATCCTCTGGGCGGATGCGTGCTTGGACCCTCGGCGAATACGGGAGTTTGTTCTTCAGATCTTAAAACTTTCGGTAAGGTTTTCGGTTACGAAGGTTTGTATGTTGCGGATGGCAGTTTGTTGCCAACTGCAGTAGGTGCTAACCCTTCTATGACTATTTCTGCTCTTTCGGAAATGGTGGCAGAAGGTATTACCGGCAAGAAGCCGAGTGCAAGTTTAAGGTAG
- a CDS encoding SRPBCC domain-containing protein: MNPQTIVTSIEIQASPEKIWSIFTDFSKFPSWNPFLKRILGKPVQDGTIIVFDYYFTGVYLPTKALIYELTNSKSISWKGAFPLFFKYMFAGDHRFTLEKITPGRTKFSHTAILTGIMPSVFSSHIQTAVRNSHIKMNQRLKELSEDNF; encoded by the coding sequence ATGAATCCTCAAACAATCGTCACCTCGATAGAAATCCAGGCATCCCCTGAAAAAATTTGGAGTATTTTTACCGACTTCTCCAAGTTTCCTTCTTGGAACCCATTCTTAAAAAGGATTCTCGGCAAACCAGTGCAAGACGGAACCATTATTGTTTTCGATTATTATTTTACGGGAGTCTATTTGCCCACCAAGGCATTGATATACGAACTCACCAATTCTAAATCCATATCTTGGAAAGGCGCCTTTCCACTTTTTTTCAAATACATGTTCGCCGGAGATCATCGTTTCACTTTAGAAAAGATCACCCCTGGTCGCACCAAATTCAGCCATACTGCGATCTTAACTGGGATTATGCCTAGTGTATTTAGTTCGCATATCCAGACCGCCGTACGTAATTCACATATAAAAATGAATCAAAGATTAAAAGAGTTAAGCGAAGACAATTTCTAA